One genomic window of Procambarus clarkii isolate CNS0578487 unplaced genomic scaffold, FALCON_Pclarkii_2.0 HiC_scaffold_723, whole genome shotgun sequence includes the following:
- the LOC123748130 gene encoding salivary glue protein Sgs-3-like: MKSIRRTTTYYDAPRRTTTYYDAPRRTTTHHDVLRRTTTHHDAPRRTTTHHDAPRRTTTHHDGPRRTTTDHDAPRRTTTYHDVLRRTTTYYDAPRRTTTYHDVLRRTTTYYDAPRRTTTYYDAPRRTTTHHDVLRRTTTYYDVLRRATTHHDVLRRTTTYYDVLRRATTHHDVLRRTTTYYDVLRRTTTHHDVLRRTTTYYDAPRRTTTHHDVLRRTTTRHDVLRRTTTYYDAPRRTTTYYDAPRRTTTYQHINYLS; the protein is encoded by the coding sequence ATGAAGAGTATAAGACGTACTACGACGTACTACGACGCACCACGACGCACCACGACGTACTACGACGCACCACGACGCACCACGACGCACCACGACGTACTACGACGCACCACGACGCACCACGACGCACCACGACGTACTACGACGCACCACGACGCACCACGACGTACTACGACGCACCACGACGGACCACGACGCACCACGACGGACCACGACGCACCACGACGTACTACGACGTACCACGACGTACTACGACGTACCACGACGTACTACGACGCACCACGACGTACTACGACGTACCACGACGTACTACGACGTACCACGACGTACTACGACGCGCCACGACGTACTACGACGTACTACGACGCGCCACGACGTACTACGACGCACCACGACGTACTACGACGCACCACGACGTACTACGACGTACTACGACGCGCCACGACGCACCACGACGTACTACGACGCACCACGACGTACTACGACGTACTACGACGCGCCACGACGCACCACGATGTACTACGACGCACCACGACGTACTACGACGTACTACGACGCACCACGACGCACCACGACGTACTACGACGCACCACGACGTACTACGACGCACCACGACGTACTACGACGCACCACGACGTACTACGACGTACTACGACGCGCCACGACGTACTACGACGCACAACGACGTACTACGACGCACCACGACGCACCACGACGTACTACGACGCACCACGACGTACCACGACGTACCAACACATTAATTATCTCAGCTGA